The genomic segment GCGCGCTATCCCCTGGATACTGGTTGCGTCCCTTGGCGCTGCTGCCTTTTATTGGGATGGGTTGATTTCACTCGGTGCCGCCTGGTCGCGGCCAGAGTACAGCTATGGTCCCCTTGTACCCCTGATTACCGGCTACATGACGCTGCTTGAAATCCATCGTCATCCGGTCAAACCGGATCATGGCAGCAGGATTGTCGGGTTTGTCGTCCTTGGGCTTGCCCTTTTGGTCGGGTTGCTCGGGAACCTGGTGGAAATCCCGGACGTTATTACCTACGGCTTCATTCTTTACGTCGGCGCCTTGATCCTGATACTGGCGGGCACACGGGAAGGTTTCCGCTTTTGGCCAGGCTGGTTGCACCTGATTTTCATGTTGCCGCTGCCGCAGTTCATTTATCTCAGCGTTTCCACGCACCTTCAGGCGGTGTCTGCGGAGATTGGCGTTGCCGTTATCCAGTTCATGGGTATCCCCGTTTTGCTCGATGGTACGGTTATCGATCTCGGCGAATACAAACTGCTTGTCGCGGAAGCCTGCAGTGGCCTGCGCTACCTCTTCCCGCTATTCAGTTTCGGCTGGCTCATGGCCGTTCTCTACAACGGGCCCAACTGGCACAGAGTGATTATCTTCTTCGCGACGATACCGGTTACCATCCTGATGAACAGCTTCCGGGTCGGCATGATCGGTGTTCTGGTCAACTACTTCGGGATTGGCCATGCCGAAGGCTTCATTCACTACTTTGAAGGCTGGGTTATCTTCATATCTTGCACGGTGATCCTGTATCTGATCGCTTGGCTTCTGTCGCGTTTCTGCTCCTTTGGCAGAGAGCGCCCGAAATACATCATCGGAATGGACTACGAAGGCGTTCTCGGGCCGCTGCGCAAACTGCCATCACTCAAGGCCGGAAAGTCGTTCGTTGCAGCTTCGATCATCGCTTTGGTTGCCGGTATCGCGTGGCAATTGACCCCGACGCCGGCACCGGCCTCCATCGATCGGCTGCCATTGGGCATCTTCCCGATGCAAGTCGACAACTGGCAGGGACGTGCGACGATCCTTGATCGTGACATCGAGTACGTTCTTGGTGCTGATGAGTATCTGCTTGCTGACTACAAGTCCGGCAACGAAAATGTCAATCTGCTGATGACATTCTACAAGTCGCAGACGCAAGGGTCCGGCATTCACTCACCCGAGATCTGTCTTCCGGGCGGTGGCTGGGAGGTTTCCAAATGGGAGCAGAAGACGATTACTGTCGGCAACGGCGACCAGGCCAAGGCGATCAACGTGAACCGTGCGGTTATCCAGCGCGGCCTCGAGCGTCAGCTGGTTTACTTCTGGTTTGAGCAACGTGGCCGCCAGATCACGAACGACTTTGAAGCCAAGTTTGTTTCCATGTGGGATACGTTCAACGACGGGCGGTCCGATGGTGGTCTTGTGCGTGTGGTCACACCGATGAAGCCGGGAGAAGACGTTGAGATCGCCGATGAGCGCCTTCAGTCGTTCCTTGCTGGCGTCGTGCCGCAACTGCCGACCTATTTTCCGGCGATCGACGCCTGATATCGCATCCGCGACGTCAAAACGGCCCGCAAATGCGGGCCGTTTTCTTTTGTCTGGGTCAGGTGCCTTTGCCTTTGCCGCAGTTTTGATCACTCTGGTGACGGCGCTAAATCCTCAAAGGTAGAGTCACTCCGATTGTGTTATTCGGTGCACCTTTGGCCGGCCGTAGGGTTTTTCCCACCTCGCGTTTTGTTCGTTCATGTCCGCACTCACGCATGACATGCAGCGGTTTCGTACAAAATTCTCCTGCACCGGAGAAAAAATGTCTAAGGATTTCGTTCTGATCATATAGAAGACAGGCGCACCGGATCTCCAATGGAACGTGAAATGAACGCAAACAATATGAAGCACGCGGACCTGCTGGTTAAGCTTGAAAACAAGACGGCAAGAATTGGGGTTATCGGACTGGGTTATGTTGGCTTGCCTCTTGCCGTGACGACCGCTTTGCGCGGCTTCAATGTGATCGGATTTGACATCGACAGATCCAAACCGGAGGCGCTCGACAAGGCGCAGAGTTATATTGCGGCTGTTGACAACGCCATGCTTGAGGACGTTGCACGCACGGATTCAGCAAGCTGGACAACCGATTTTTCCCGACTGGCGGAGTGCGATGTTATCGTTATTTGCGTCCCGACGCCGCTGACACGTCACCGGGAACCGGATCTGTCTTTCATCAATGGCACAGCTCAAGAGATCGCTGCGAACATGCGAGCGGGTACGCTTGTGGTCTTGGAATCAACGACGTTTCCCGGAACAACCAAAGATGTCCTGACGCCGATACTGTCGACAAGCGGGCTTGCCGTCGAAGAGGAGTTTTGGGTCGCCTTTAGCCCGGAACGCGAAGATCCGGGGAACGCGGCATTTCGCACGCATTCCATTCCAAAGATCGTTGGCGGTGATACCGACGCGGCTCGAAGCCTCGTCGTCGCGTTTTATAGTCAGGTCGTGGACCAGGTCGTGCCGGTTTCCTCAACGGGGACAGCAGAGGCCGTCAAGATCACAGAGAACGTCTTTCGCGCCGTCAACATTGCGCTCGTAAACGAACTCAAGGTGATCTACGACGCGATGGGGATCGATGTATGGGAGGTTATCGAAGGGGCTTCCAGCAAGCCGTTCGGCTTCATGCCATTCTATCCCGGACCGGGGCTGGGAGGGCACTGCATTCCGATTGACCCGTTCTACCTGACATGGAAGGCTCGTGAATTCGGCCACGCAACACGCTTTGTGGAGCTGGCAGGCGAAATCAATGTGAACATGCCCAATTATGTGATTTCCAAACTGCGTGAAGTGCTGGATCGGCACTGCGGCAAGGGACTGTCGACATCACGAATTCTCCTTGTTGGCATTAGCTATAAGAAGAATGTTCCCGACATGCGTGAAAGCCCTTCCGTTGTCCTCATGGACATGATGCTGAAGAACGGCGCAGCCGTCGATTTTCTGGATCCTCACATTGAGACTATTCCACGCATGCGCGAATTTCCGCACCTGTTTGGCCGCGCGAGCATCACGCTAAAGGATGTTACTGCCGCCGATTACGATGCGGTTCTCATTTCAACTGATCATGACGCGATCGACTATGAAGGTCTTGTCGGTCTCGGCGTACCCATCGTTGACACGCGCAATGCCATTGATTCCCGTTGTTTGGATATGAACCTTGTGACCAAAGCCTAGTAAACGACGCTGTGCTTGGCAGAGCGCGCTAGCAATCGGTCTGTAGGTGTTTGATCACAGTAATATCAGGTGTGCCCGCGCCACGACAAAGGACTGTGCCATGGCTGCGGAAAGCGCGCGTGCGCGCTCTAATCCTACTGAGGCAGTGCCAGATCGGGTTGAACCGCAAAAACGCCGAACCGGCGCTTGTCGTCGAGCACGCGCTTGACGATGTCTGGCGTTATTTCTTCGGCCTCCGTCGCGAAGCCGTAGAGCAGGGCGGTGTCGCACAAGGTATTTATCAGGCGAGGCGTTCCCTGCGTTGCATAGTAAATCAGGTCGCAAGCGCCGGGTGTGAAGAGGGAGCGTTTTGCACCGGCCACCTTGAGACGATGCGCGATGTATCCGGCAACTTCCTGCTGCTCCAGAAACGAAAGGTGGAAGTCGGACGTGACCCTTTGAACAAACTGACGCAGGCTCGGCGCACCAAGCAGTGTCTTGAGTTCCGGTTGCCCACTCAGAACGATCTGCAGCAGTTCACGATCATGCGTGTTGATGTTGGACAGCATTCGAAGTTCTTCGAGTGTTTCCGAACCCAGGTTTTGAGCCTCATCGACGATAAGAACGGTGCGGCGCCCCTGTTCGTACTGTGCAATCAGAAAGTCCCTGAATTGCTTGTAGAGCTTGACGTGGGAGTCGCTTTCGAAATCCTGGTCGAATGACATCAGGACCCACTGCAGAAGTTCTCCCGCACCGCCCGTATTCGCAAGAAGACCAACACAGATGTCTCCTGGCAACTTGCTCAAAAGGTGTTGAATAAGCGTAGTTTTTCCGGCACCGACTTCGCCGGTAATCACTGTAAAACCTGCATGGTTGACAATGCCGTATTCAAGCATCGCAAACGCCATGCTATGGGGTCCCGCCCAATAGATAAAACGCGGATCCGGAACCAGCGCAAATGGCTTCGTCAAGAGCCCGT from the Roseibium sp. HPY-6 genome contains:
- the xrtD gene encoding VPLPA-CTERM-specific exosortase XrtD, which codes for MTVDIRESGGALPGDFGSLFMRAIPWILVASLGAAAFYWDGLISLGAAWSRPEYSYGPLVPLITGYMTLLEIHRHPVKPDHGSRIVGFVVLGLALLVGLLGNLVEIPDVITYGFILYVGALILILAGTREGFRFWPGWLHLIFMLPLPQFIYLSVSTHLQAVSAEIGVAVIQFMGIPVLLDGTVIDLGEYKLLVAEACSGLRYLFPLFSFGWLMAVLYNGPNWHRVIIFFATIPVTILMNSFRVGMIGVLVNYFGIGHAEGFIHYFEGWVIFISCTVILYLIAWLLSRFCSFGRERPKYIIGMDYEGVLGPLRKLPSLKAGKSFVAASIIALVAGIAWQLTPTPAPASIDRLPLGIFPMQVDNWQGRATILDRDIEYVLGADEYLLADYKSGNENVNLLMTFYKSQTQGSGIHSPEICLPGGGWEVSKWEQKTITVGNGDQAKAINVNRAVIQRGLERQLVYFWFEQRGRQITNDFEAKFVSMWDTFNDGRSDGGLVRVVTPMKPGEDVEIADERLQSFLAGVVPQLPTYFPAIDA
- a CDS encoding nucleotide sugar dehydrogenase, with the protein product MNANNMKHADLLVKLENKTARIGVIGLGYVGLPLAVTTALRGFNVIGFDIDRSKPEALDKAQSYIAAVDNAMLEDVARTDSASWTTDFSRLAECDVIVICVPTPLTRHREPDLSFINGTAQEIAANMRAGTLVVLESTTFPGTTKDVLTPILSTSGLAVEEEFWVAFSPEREDPGNAAFRTHSIPKIVGGDTDAARSLVVAFYSQVVDQVVPVSSTGTAEAVKITENVFRAVNIALVNELKVIYDAMGIDVWEVIEGASSKPFGFMPFYPGPGLGGHCIPIDPFYLTWKAREFGHATRFVELAGEINVNMPNYVISKLREVLDRHCGKGLSTSRILLVGISYKKNVPDMRESPSVVLMDMMLKNGAAVDFLDPHIETIPRMREFPHLFGRASITLKDVTAADYDAVLISTDHDAIDYEGLVGLGVPIVDTRNAIDSRCLDMNLVTKA
- a CDS encoding AAA family ATPase encodes the protein MYEPYYGLLTKPFALVPDPRFIYWAGPHSMAFAMLEYGIVNHAGFTVITGEVGAGKTTLIQHLLSKLPGDICVGLLANTGGAGELLQWVLMSFDQDFESDSHVKLYKQFRDFLIAQYEQGRRTVLIVDEAQNLGSETLEELRMLSNINTHDRELLQIVLSGQPELKTLLGAPSLRQFVQRVTSDFHLSFLEQQEVAGYIAHRLKVAGAKRSLFTPGACDLIYYATQGTPRLINTLCDTALLYGFATEAEEITPDIVKRVLDDKRRFGVFAVQPDLALPQ